The window GTCTATTTTAGTAAGCAGGCAAGTTCTAACTGAACTATTCTTAGGCAGAAGTATACCAGCAAAATTAGCAGATGCCATGAGTGTAGGAGGAGAAGATGTAGTGGAAATATGAGACTGTTGCAGAAACATCATGAGTTGAGAGTACTGATCTTTAGTTAAACCAGGGATTGCAGAGGCTTGGGAAGAATCAGGTTGTCCAACATTCTGTCCAACAGTGCTACTATGAATCCCAACATCACCAGAGTGATCAACCACAACATGTGCAGCTGCTTTTCTAGGACCAGGCCCTTTAGTGAACTTGAAATTGGGAGGGAAGCCATGCAATTTGTAGCACTTGTCAATAGCATGCCCTTGTTTCTTGCAATACTTGCATATTAAGGAGGACTTTTGAGACTCTGAATTAAACCTTGAATGAGGATTTTGTGGTCTGGGAGAGTGAAAATTTACCTTGGATGGGAAACTCTATTTGAAAACCCCAGCATTAAAGGAGGCAGAATTGTTGCTGAAATGAGATGCAGAGGAAACTTGTCTCTGTTTCTCATCAGCCAAAAGAATGTTGTACACAGTGTTCATTGAGGGCAAGGGCTTCATCATGATTATATTGCTCCTTACTTGAAGATAAGTATCATTAAGACCTATCAAGAACTGATAAACTCTTTGTTCTTCCTCAACTTTATTGTTACCCCCACATGTACAAACAGACAAATGGTTGACAGAAATGGAAGATATATCATCCCAAAGTTGTTTTATGGTATTGAAGTAAGATGCTATGTCTAGTGAACCTTGAGATATGTGTGCCAGCTCCTTCTTAAGTTCAAATAACCTAGCTCCATCAGCCTTTCCATATCTCTCCTCAAGTTCACTCCAAATGTCCTTGGCTAACTCAGAATACTCAACACTACGAGATATTTCTTTAGTAAGGGAGTTTGCCAACCATGAGATGACTAAATCATTGCATCTCTGCCATTACCTTGCCAAAGGGGACTCAGCAGGTGGATTGACAGATGAACCATTGATGAAATCAAATTTATTACGAACGGACAAAGCTACTAAGATAGTCCTACGCCAGCTAGAATAACCAGAACCATCAAAAGGAACAGAAACTAGAGAAGCA is drawn from Nicotiana tabacum cultivar K326 chromosome 22, ASM71507v2, whole genome shotgun sequence and contains these coding sequences:
- the LOC107795165 gene encoding uncharacterized protein LOC107795165; the encoded protein is MTNNSETPVESVGTSSRTVFHPDDYTHPCHPLYVHPSDVLGASLVSVPFDGSGYSSWRRTILVALSVRNKFDFINGSSVNPPAESPLASVEYSELAKDIWSELEERYGKADGARLFELKKELAHISQGSLDIASYFNTIKQLWDDISSISVNHLSVCTCGGNNKVEEEQRVYQFLIGLNDTYLQVRSNIIMMKPLPSMNTVYNILLADEKQRQVSSASHFSNNSASFNAGYCKKQGHAIDKCYKLHGFPPNFKFTKGPGPRKAAAHVVVDHSGDVGIHSSTVGQNVGQPDSSQASAIPGLTKDQYSQLMMFLQQSHISTTSSPPTLMASANFAGILLPKNSSVRTCLLTKIDNVIWIIDSGASDHMTSDKSLLFYIETLYVPYLVSLPNGYKVKVHNVGSLALFPDLILHNVLYIPSFKFNLISVYKLVAKPGHMIQFINTGCTFQGPSLNKPVVLGRPDSGLHKLFQLPMVSNSLFSNSSLPSVSPSNDPTVVLSNNCSGVPGSSTSLSLSSAEVSDDVHMNKVNKDDVIWH